ATGCGGATTTCGGCCGCCGCCGGGAGACGGGCGTCAACTGGGGTTCGCTGCCGCCCAGCCGCGCCAGCCGCCGGGCGCTTTCGCGTTCGATCAAGGCGCGCAATCCCGCGTGCACCAGGGCGGTGCGTTCCTTGATGCCGGTCATGCGCTGCGCTTCCGCGAGCAGTTGC
The sequence above is drawn from the Candidatus Glassbacteria bacterium genome and encodes:
- a CDS encoding type II toxin-antitoxin system VapB family antitoxin; translation: MRTTINLDQQLLAEAQRMTGIKERTALVHAGLRALIERESARRLARLGGSEPQLTPVSRRRPKSA